Below is a genomic region from Silurus meridionalis isolate SWU-2019-XX chromosome 10, ASM1480568v1, whole genome shotgun sequence.
ACCAAATAACATCCAAAATCAAATTTACATtgaactaaaaacaaaaacggCTGATTACGGAATGTGTCTGATTCTATTATAGTGTAAAATCCATCATCGCATTTTGATACAAAACATCTCAGTCTCATTTTTTTTCAGGAACAATATTGTAATTATCTCAGTGCCTGTGATTTTAGAGTGGGTTAGGATACAGAGTGATGCACAGATCACAGCAATGTCTGCtctgactttttttccccccatcaacagtcattttactttcacacacacgctAACCTCAAATGGCATGTTTTCAGAGgcaatataaacacattttcgCCTCTTTTAATCACATACAGGCCTTGCATGAAACTTTGAAAAATATGTGCTGAAACATTGTGTTCCAAttattcatctattcattcattcattaatattcAATATGCACTTGTGCACAATATTCACTATCCTTTGTTGTAGACTGTTTCCTGAAGAATATTCTGGAAATATCAGGAGTGAGGGGAGAACACACTGTGGATAACTTATCAACACACATGAAAAGACAtgaatccacacacacacacacacacacacacacacacacacacacacacacacacacacacacacacacacacacatttagcatTGCCCATCCACATACCAGCATGGTTCTttgaggaaaccagagaactcATAAGAGGCCTATCCAAACAGGAGGAAAACAggcaaaactccacacacagTAACCCGAGTGCAGGATTAAAGCAAGGACACCAGAGCTGGGATGCAGCATACTACTACTATGTGCCACTCAttaattttattgattagttttagttttttatatcatattttaatattgtgtattgtaCCATACAAAATTAAGTCCTACTGACACAGGCCTCTGAGTTTATATATAGTTTAGTGTTCTTAGATTTGGTCCGCTGTGgccacccctaatgggagaagccgtaagaagaagaaggagtgtTTTTTGGATCAGGTGACTTCAAGCTTATCCATGGGTTTTCATTTCAGGACTCACTGCTAATCCCATTGATTTAATGTACTCGACCTTCAAATGACTTTTTGAAGTGAGCAGGAACGAAACCCTGTAATAGATCAGATTCCGTATTGAAACAGTAAACATATCCTACTTACAAGCTGTTTTCTCAGGCAAAGCACTAACATGTTCAACCTTAGTGGTTAACAGAAAACATTGATTTGGTTAAAGTTCTATCTCCAGATGTTCATCTGAGCTGTGTGGATGACTCTCAAGTCCTAACTTTATGTCCAGTGAAGATTAAGTATTGAAAAGTATTGAACAGTGAATGCATTTCAAAACTCTTCATTCTTATAATTCGATTACAGTAACACATTAATGGACATGCAAAAATTTCTATTATGTGAGAGAACAATAATTGAATACATTGATTATAATTGAGGATAATTGCATAATAGATTTTTGATCTTATGATGACTATATCGATATgaaaaaagttgtaaaaataaaaagactccAAGAAAAATTGTccaagtttatacattacagaactgtaaattgctctgttttgcttaATTATGTACTGCAATTCGTTAGTAATTTAACATTACCCCAAACTGATCATTATTCTTTGAGATTACTGGGCAGGCCATGCCTCTACAATATTTTCAAGCTACGATGAGATCATCAGAACCTTTGTACTTACCTTTTTTAAGtcaggtacttttttttttacagcagtttACAGGCACATTTCTTTGGCCATAGTAAATGTGCTCACAATAcgtgcatttattttaaaataacaattgcagtaaatgcaatgtaaatagaaaaatcTGTTATTGTCTGAAGTACAGTTAGAGGAGGCTGTGTATGTTTGTGGGTAGACTGAGTAAAGGATATTTTGGTTCTCTTTTGCAATCATGAGCCTTTTCGTATAGCCTGTTTGTATAATGCAACATGAAGGCTTTTACACACAGGGAGCTTAAAGGGAGCTATTTCTCCCTTTAAGCTCCAGAGTTTGATAGTGTAACTTTCTGAACAGAGTGTCCATACTTctctaatacaaaaaaaatacaaagatcaAAAACATCTGGATGATTACTAAATGATTGAAAACATCCGCCATCATCAAAAAATAACCTAAAACATCCTGCATcattacacaaaatattaataatagacCTGAAAATTGAAGCATACTGTATTTATGGATTAAAGGCATGCCTCCTTTATTTGTATGCAAAACCAGATTTACAGGAAAGCCATTTTCAAATGCACTGAACTGAGAACAAGAATAATAATTTCTGTATGTTTCAACAATGCCAAAAAATTAacagaataaagaaaatacattcGTTTTGGAGTATAGTTAAAATCATGTGGGAGAATTATTTGGCAGTCGCATTGGggggaaaatgtaattcatcCTTTGgtttgtaatgtaaaaaaatgccCCATCTGAATAAGCAAACCAAATACTACATAATGCTAGAGACTTTAAAGAGACTCTTAATTTGAAGCCATGGCACATGGCCCAGAGTGTGGTTTATTGAAACAGACCTCCCAGTTTGCATGAAGAAATGTGGTCAGAGGCAAAAGGACATAGGATGCACAATAACCACCTACCAAGAGCAATATTATGGAAAGCTGGCAGAGTTGACTGTTATAGGAACAACTTGTGAGCACTTTGGTTTTTGCCATTCAATGTAGAAAGATGGATGAGCTAGCTATGATCACACATTTACTATAAGTTGTTtctcataaaacacacacacacacacacacacacacacacacacacacacagacccctgCAAGTGCTAGCATTACATTAAAAGACAGGGTGTGTCACATGCACTTGTTGTTAATTGCTGTTTATAGTTGACTTCAGCAAACAGGAAGCCTGTAATTTACTGACTGACTGAATAAAATAAGGATCGGACTAAAAAGTGACTTAACACCTCATGCctaatgtataatgttttttcaagctcacaaaaaagaaaaaatcttgaaaaatatTCTCTCCTCACAAAAAATTTAACGTTTGTTAACATGTAGTATGTTCATAATAAAGGGACAGACAAAATCTTTTCCCACATATGACTATCCGAAACATCTGCAGCCACTAGCTCTCAGTAGTTGGCATGAAtcagagaaaaagacaaagcaagTCTAGAAATGAGACTGACTTAATGCTTTATTGCCACAGTTATGAACCTCCCGGACCACATTTGGTCTGTTGCAGTCTATCCTTAAGTTGAATTCTGAGGTTTAGACGCTTCAACCAAACCTCACTGGGACATCAAAGTATCTACACATCTCTGTCTTTCCTCCCACAAATGCAAACATTCCTTTGTTTTGTCTTCTCCTGTGTCTCTTCCCTATATCATTATTTatgaaatgtagtaaaatatTTTCGATAGTTAAAACTTCATTGTGGCTTTGGGACTATGTACACTGAAAATTttaatgaattgaataaaaagGATTCTATTTTAAACCTAAACAAAATATactctgttataaaaaaatatattcaattaaaCTTTGTGCATGAACAATATACATTAGAGATATTATTGTCCCTATGGTGTTTTCCTTGCAATGGGCTTTAGAAACCTGGGTCAGACATGGATTGATTGACTTATAATTGCAGACCCTGCTGAAAAATGCATCTAGTGACTCAATCCACATGCAGAGAGAACTCCACTTTTAAAAGTTTCAAGAAAGAAATCGTTTTAAATTCGCATGAGTGGTTTTGCAGATGACAAGAACATCATAACAAGCAACTAAAAAACACATTAGTTACATCTTATAatccaaactttttttcttatcttttttctCTGCTTCCAATGCTCCAAAAGGGCCCATCTGAATAGATGCCAGTTACACCTCAGAAAcacatttgccttttttttctctctcgggGAACAAGAGGTAGGGAAAAGATCCCGAGCTCTGGGCCAACATAACCATCCCACTGCTTCGGTTGTGGGAATGTGGTTTCTTCTAAAACACTCATAccccctctcctcctctcctacTCCTCCCATAGGAACAAACATGTCTCCACATTGGCTACACGCAGACTGGAAGGCGGCTGCATGGAAAAGAGTGGAACCTCCAGCACCCCATGGATCATGACCCACTGCTGGAGCCTAATCTGACTATTGTCCTGTAAACAGGGTGTACATTTGTCTGTCCcttttgtacataaaataaaaaaaacaaacaaatgaaaattaCCAGTAAGTTAAGTGAGAGTTCATGATGTTCTAGTTGTTTGTTAAGAACAGTACAACTtggcattaaatatatatatatatatatatatatatatatatatatatatatatatatatatatatatatatcagtaaaGCAATGTGGaatcctaaaaaaaattttttaacctTGGATTAATTAGAGCAGTAGCCATAACACTGTTTCCATACCCCTAAATGagacataaaataatatttaatacccttaaatgtacagtaaaaacaCATGTCAGCTTTTATATGTATAAGCCTTAAATGACGGAGTTTGAGGAACTGTAGAACATGAACATTTGTTTTCACATGACCCAAATATTGTGCCTGCTATAAGGACGCCTAAAAGTGCAAAATCACTATAATTACATGTAAACCTATTAAGTCAGTTCCACCACAGACCAAATAATTAGTATTAAGTAAGATATTAAGTAAATGAAGATATTAAGATATAAGTATCAAATATGATTGCAGGGTAGATTTCAGGTGTTAATACATAATGCTGTAAAAGAAAGACTTAGATATATTCAATTATATGACAAATATAGGCAAACAGAAACATAACTTGATGATAGGATCACACTGATGTTATAGTCCATGTTCACACTACCTTCTCTGTCTTTATGCACTGCATAATAACAGATTGGTGCTCCACTTCAGAGGTCTCAGAAAAGAGCTAAGTGTGACCCCTTCAGAGTTAAACCCCTCCCTCTGGACTTACACATGTCACTATAATAAATCACAGCAAAATCCACAGAGATAGGTACAAATATCTcacaaataatatttatttaggaTTGCATTGTTGAGCACCTCTCTTGAGCTATGATTAATGTTAAGACATAGCATATCAGCTCTAAACTGTAGCACTGCACCATGCCAACTTTGGAACTATTGTTTTTCACAACCTTAATTATATCTaccaaaatacatttctgaCTAATGTCTAGTctaccacaacaacaacaataacaacgaCAGGTAATGACTAAGAAGACAAAAGAAGACAATGACAGGTTACAAGAAGAGTGATATAAGGAGCTATAGagtcttaacacacacacacacacacacacacacacacacacacacacacacacacacacacacacacacacacacaaaaacccacTGTCCATGAAAACTACATGGACCATGAACATGCCAGGTGTGAAGATGTGAAATAAATGTGGACGTaatgcgcacgcacacacacacacacatacacacacacacacacacacacacacacacacacacacacacacacacacacacaccaccttctCATACTGTACAAACCCATACAAACTTTCTCACTTAGTCAATGGAATAtgaactttctctctctctctctctctctctctctctctctctctctctcctccctctatGTTAATCACAGTGTTGTGGTTCTTTTCCCTTGAGACTCAGTGGTTGTTTTCTCCTCCCTCTCAGgaaactttccctttttttactCTCCCATTCTCTCCCTCTGTATATAAAAGTGTGGTGTATGAATTGTTCGACAGAAAGTATGTTCACATACTGGGGATGCAGAAAGGGCCATGTAACGTGTGCCCAGAGCAGTGGTGCTGAAACAGACTTGCAGAAACTTCGAGTGagtactcttacacacacacacacacacactgtactgtcCTTGCCATTAAAGCCTACAGAGAAGAGAAAACAGGTAACGACTACATGTTTGTGTGCTTCTATACTACTGTCTTATATGAACTACAATATAAAGCACAACTTACAAAATAACTATGATTAGTATTTCTGCTGGTGACAGATAAATAACAAGGGGTATAATGGTATATTTTAAGCAAAGGATGTCATctagagaataaaacagaaactgAGTTGTGCAAAACATAAAGACAGCTTTTAAAACGAAACGTCTTAGATTGGATTGAAAGCTAGTCTGTTAAGAAGTGCTATACTGTAGATCCCATTGTCTGGGTTGCTGTCTGGGGTTGTTACGAGGTCACAGATCAAACAATTCTTGCCATGACCTCCGGTTCACTGAAGAAATGGAATTAAGCTGTGCAGTGATTTAGATCCCTCCAGAAATCAACCACATACTAAATAAAGTATAATCTAAAGGGCAATGTTTAATCTATACTAGTTGAATGGATACAGTTACTTCCTGTTTAAAACAGTTTACACTAACTGAGAATGTACCTAATTATACATGAACAATAAACAGAAGAATGAAATGTTGTTTAATGATACTTAAACTACAATTCTGCCTGTGTCTTTCATACTAAACCATTTAATTTAAAGTAAGACTTAAGCCTTTGTTATTGAAGACCAGCTGCTTTTACTTGTGGAAAGTGTTGCGTGTTATATTTGTTTGCGTTTAGTGCTATATTTCCAAGTTGAATGAAGATGCTTTGTAATGTTTTCTTCAGGTTGACTCTGTGCCGTCTGTGGTTTCTCTGAAGACTGTGACTGAAagttttccataaaaaaacatttaccaaCAAACACTTATCATAATTACAACCAGAGACAGTTGAGGTTTTCAGGAAGCTCAGAGATAAATACATCTTTCCAACACCAACAGTGTTGCAATTCGGTATAGTTTATTTCTGTGTCTTGGAGCTGCTCATTACAAACGTACAATTTTTATGGATTATTTTGtgcatttccaaaactgcagatcagaggtatttttgttgtttaaccTCTCTTAGTGTTGTTAAAGAGAGCTTTGAATACTTAATATGTAAGAAttatgaaatacttttttttttttcaatagagCTATCGCATATAGAAGTTTACCAAAAGTACTCAAACATAGCCAGTTATATTTTAAAGGCTTGCCCCTGATCAGTGCAGGATGTGATATTTATCCCCTTCATGGCATAGAACTGAAGCCATCAGCAGTATGATCCAATGCATTTAGCAAAAAGATTTTCCGACACACTAAAGTAACCACCCCTGTGATTAGCAGGCTGCCTTCATCTACAATATTTCATCCCGAACCACGGTTTTCAAGTATTGATTTAGCAGATGAGtgtcattaataatatttaacgATATGTTATTATCACCATGGTTACTACGGAAAGATTCCACACATAGCTCGATGTTGTAAATCCTGTGGTTAAGTTTctatttacaatattttcagACTCATTTTCTGCCTATGTCTTGAATCACATCAACTGCACCATTTTTGGAGCTTGAAATATAACATTTCTCTGAATTTCGTAAGTATATTTATTAAACCAACATTTCTGTATAGAACCACAATATGAAACACCCCGAAGACATTGTAATTTCTTATGAACATCATCAAGTGTTGGGAGACATTTGACTGAAAGCTCAAGTTTTCAGGCAGGCTTCTGGCAAGGGCAGCTATGATTATGGGTATGTGGCTACCATTCTGGTTTGTACAAGTGGTTGGATGTGCTTATTACTCTGATAGTCGACTGAGCACGCTTTGCTTGCAGACTGAAATCCTCAATGTGCCATGTGAATAACAGTTAAACCAGCAAGagtctcagaaaaaaaacactctatTGTTAAACTTCTTTTGCTTTCTGTTAATGGCTAAATTCAAAATGGCCTAAGATTCATcgattgtattttgtgttttgaggttttgtttgcattttagaGCCATTTTCTTGAAATTGTGTTTAATCTCAATGTTAACTCATTACTCAGTTGCTGTGAGTGAGCTTAACAGCTGAAAAGACCAACTGTTTTGTTCTACTACTGAAGCAGAAATTATAATTAGATAAAAAGtcatatttgcttttaaaattgGCTGGAAAATCTCCACCTTATGCTAAAATAAGTGCCACTATTAAGTCATCTCCCTCCAATTCATCTCTAATCCTGTCCCTGTCCTTGCTCATAGGATGATTGACAGTTCTTTTTGGTGAGTCAAAAAGCAGGATGCCCGGTGTGCCCTGCTGGGCCTCGCATCAAGCCCTGCCTATTGCTTGTGCCCTTGTCCTCACCTGGCTATTACCCTTGGTACATGCTGCATTCAGCCAGAAGCCTGCCAAGCTGCCCCTGGTGGGACGCAAGCCATTCTTGGCTGCATGGAACGCACCTCTCGACTTGTGTACTGTCAAATACAACATGAACATAAGTCTGGACCTTTTTCACATTAGTGGCAGTCCACGAGCTGTCCATACAGGCCAGGATGTCACCATCTTCTATCCAAACCGTCTGGGTTACTATCCATTTTATACAGAGCAAGGCGAGGCTGTGAATGGGGGCCTTCCTCAGAACTGCAGTCTAGAAGCTCACCTCCACAAAGCTAGCAAAGACATTGCACATTTCATTCCCTCAGAAGATTTCCATGGCCTAGCCATCATTGACTGGGAGTACTGGAGGCCACAGTGGAGCCGcaactggcaaaaaaaagacatctaTCGGCAACGGTCACGTGAACTTGTCTCCCGAGCCTATATCAATGTGACAGATGATCAAATAGAGGAACTGGCACGTCTACGCTTCGAAAAGAGTGCCATGGCATTTATGCAGGGCACGCTGGAGCTTGGCACACGGGCTCGACCAAAAGGCCTATGGGGCTTTTACCTATATCCAGATTGCCATAACTACAATGTGCATACACACAATTATAGCGGCTACTGCCCCATTTTGGAGAAAGTCCGCAATGATGAACTGCTCTGGTTGTGGAACAGCAGTACTGCACTCTTTCCTGCAATGGCAATCCGAAGAGACCACATGGACAGCATTCGCAACCTGCATTTTTGCCAGAACAGGGTACTGGAGTCTCTAAGGCTTGCTTCCATGAATTCACTGCCATACGAGCTGCCAACGTTTGTGTACACAAGGCTCGGCTACAGAGATGAAGCCATGACATTCCTGACAGAGGTAAATACACATACTGCTTGTAGCATGTAAAAGCAATCCGAACAGTGATCCTGCAGTATCTAATATCCtgcatattttgtatttttcactCTGTAATATTGAAAGAGTGAAAACCCTGTTAAGTTGATAACTTAACAGGCTGTTAAGTTGATA
It encodes:
- the LOC124392928 gene encoding hyaluronidase-4-like isoform X1, with the protein product MPGVPCWASHQALPIACALVLTWLLPLVHAAFSQKPAKLPLVGRKPFLAAWNAPLDLCTVKYNMNISLDLFHISGSPRAVHTGQDVTIFYPNRLGYYPFYTEQGEAVNGGLPQNCSLEAHLHKASKDIAHFIPSEDFHGLAIIDWEYWRPQWSRNWQKKDIYRQRSRELVSRAYINVTDDQIEELARLRFEKSAMAFMQGTLELGTRARPKGLWGFYLYPDCHNYNVHTHNYSGYCPILEKVRNDELLWLWNSSTALFPAMAIRRDHMDSIRNLHFCQNRVLESLRLASMNSLPYELPTFVYTRLGYRDEAMTFLTEKDLVHTIGESAALGAAGFVIWGDLNLTSSRQNCSRVKTFLSYRLGQYITNVTRASEVCSDYLCQSNGRCIRRDPHAPHFLHLNRPSYRIRSNRNGTFTVTGQYSPHELQQLAERFYCHCYEGYEGEHCDSTESTHTADVEEKEKDVEKKEQDRVSESSAAETVGNAPVLVVLFILFTFS
- the LOC124392928 gene encoding hyaluronidase-4-like isoform X3, translated to MPGVPCWASHQALPIACALVLTWLLPLVHAAFSQKPAKLPLVGRKPFLAAWNAPLDLCTVKYNMNISLDLFHISGSPRAVHTGQDVTIFYPNRLGYYPFYTEQGEAVNGGLPQNCSLEAHLHKASKDIAHFIPSEDFHGLAIIDWEYWRPQWSRNWQKKDIYRQRSRELVSRAYINVTDDQIEELARLRFEKSAMAFMQGTLELGTRARPKGLWGFYLYPDCHNYNVHTHNYSGYCPILEKVRNDELLWLWNSSTALFPAMAIRRDHMDSIRNLHFCQNRVLESLRLASMNSLPYELPTFVYTRLGYRDEAMTFLTEQNCSRVKTFLSYRLGQYITNVTRASEVCSDYLCQSNGRCIRRDPHAPHFLHLNRPSYRIRSNRNGTFTVTGQYSPHELQQLAERFYCHCYEGYEGEHCDSTESTHTADVEEKEKDVEKKEQDRVSESSAAETVGNAPVLVVLFILFTFS